The Methanoculleus marisnigri JR1 genome window below encodes:
- a CDS encoding PRC-barrel domain-containing protein: protein MRTQITEMFGLRVYTDRAVFIGNVDDVVLDVDQKKVDALAVGELNPEIGEVKGYNGLQIPFRIVKSVGDIIIVRHIPGLFKSPAKED, encoded by the coding sequence ATGAGAACACAGATCACAGAGATGTTCGGATTACGCGTCTATACCGACAGAGCTGTCTTTATCGGGAACGTTGACGATGTCGTGCTTGATGTGGACCAGAAAAAGGTCGACGCCCTTGCGGTCGGCGAGCTCAACCCCGAGATCGGAGAAGTGAAAGGCTACAACGGGCTGCAGATCCCCTTCCGCATCGTAAAGAGCGTCGGAGATATCATCATCGTCCGCCACATCCCCGGGCTCTTTAAATCCCCGGCAAAAGAAGACTGA
- a CDS encoding radical SAM protein: MPESTNALIIDGYVDEPACLGVAPYISPYIREVAGVLAGHGYTPRYVTIDQVRADPSLVAGCGRGDLVVMIAGLTVPGAYIGGKPATLTEIQQLGILLRQPTTAIGGPIAFGYAPGGGRKAIRQAIAGFDVTLSGSPAVALDSWLSGGEPAGAGDYALTYPWSVAGAGIVAQHPAFPYVMCELETATGCSRATVGGCSFCTEPFYGLPRYRSIEGIAEEVAALHAAGARHFRLGRQPDLLAYKSSGGGEFPVPRPEVLKELFSAVRESAPDLKTLHIDNINPGTIARHEDAARAALEAIVAGHTPGDTAAFGMETADPAVVTANNLKAMPDDVFRAIEVVNDVGAKRTGGVPELLPGLNFIIGLAGETPATFDANEAFLQRVLDAGLLVRRVNIRQVMPFEGTKAYEGNTLGKHDARFRSFKEWARTHFDEPMLRRVFPVGTVLPEVVVEVPGKPSFGRQMGSYPILVGIPLELPARTVLDAVVVDWGMRSVTAFPCPVEINTLPVAALRWIPGVGKKRAATIAARRPFSSLEEFREVAGETGIEGVMRF; encoded by the coding sequence ATGCCAGAGTCAACGAACGCCCTCATCATCGACGGCTACGTCGACGAGCCCGCTTGCCTCGGCGTCGCGCCCTATATCTCCCCCTACATCCGCGAGGTCGCCGGCGTCCTCGCCGGGCACGGCTACACTCCCCGTTACGTCACCATCGACCAGGTCCGGGCCGACCCCTCCCTCGTCGCCGGGTGCGGCCGCGGCGATCTCGTGGTGATGATCGCCGGCCTGACCGTGCCGGGGGCATACATCGGGGGGAAGCCCGCGACCCTGACGGAGATCCAGCAGCTCGGGATCCTGCTCCGGCAGCCGACCACCGCGATCGGCGGGCCGATTGCCTTCGGCTACGCTCCCGGAGGCGGCAGAAAGGCTATCCGGCAGGCGATCGCCGGGTTCGACGTCACGCTCTCGGGGTCGCCGGCGGTCGCGCTGGATTCCTGGCTCTCGGGCGGCGAACCCGCCGGGGCGGGCGACTACGCCCTGACCTATCCCTGGTCGGTGGCGGGCGCAGGGATCGTGGCGCAGCACCCGGCGTTCCCCTACGTGATGTGCGAGCTCGAGACCGCGACCGGGTGCTCGCGGGCGACGGTCGGGGGGTGCTCGTTCTGCACCGAGCCCTTCTACGGGCTCCCGCGCTACCGGAGCATCGAGGGGATCGCGGAGGAGGTGGCGGCGCTCCATGCGGCGGGCGCCCGCCACTTCAGGCTCGGCCGGCAGCCGGATCTCCTCGCCTACAAAAGCAGCGGCGGCGGGGAGTTCCCGGTCCCGCGCCCTGAGGTGCTAAAAGAACTCTTCTCGGCCGTCCGGGAGAGCGCCCCTGACCTCAAGACCCTGCACATCGACAACATCAACCCGGGCACCATCGCCCGGCACGAGGATGCGGCACGGGCGGCGCTCGAGGCGATCGTCGCCGGCCACACCCCCGGCGACACCGCGGCTTTCGGGATGGAGACCGCCGATCCGGCGGTTGTCACGGCAAACAATCTCAAAGCCATGCCGGACGACGTCTTCCGCGCGATCGAGGTCGTGAACGATGTCGGGGCGAAGCGGACGGGGGGCGTCCCCGAACTCCTCCCGGGCCTGAACTTCATCATCGGTCTTGCAGGGGAGACGCCGGCGACGTTCGACGCAAACGAGGCGTTCCTCCAGCGGGTGCTCGATGCCGGTCTTCTCGTGCGGCGGGTGAACATCCGGCAGGTGATGCCGTTCGAGGGAACAAAGGCCTACGAGGGGAACACCCTCGGGAAGCACGATGCCCGGTTCCGCTCCTTTAAGGAGTGGGCCCGGACGCACTTTGACGAACCGATGCTCCGCCGGGTCTTCCCCGTCGGCACCGTTCTTCCGGAGGTCGTCGTCGAGGTTCCCGGCAAACCGTCGTTCGGGCGGCAGATGGGCTCGTATCCCATCCTCGTCGGGATCCCCCTCGAACTCCCGGCAAGGACGGTGCTCGACGCCGTCGTGGTCGACTGGGGGATGCGGTCGGTGACGGCCTTCCCCTGCCCGGTGGAGATCAACACCCTGCCGGTCGCGGCCCTCCGGTGGATTCCGGGGGTGGGCAAGAAGAGGGCCGCGACCATCGCCGCCCGCCGGCCTTTTAGCAGCCTCGAAGAGTTCCGGGAGGTCGCCGGGGAGACGGGTATCGAGGGTGTGATGAGGTTTTAG
- a CDS encoding 6-hydroxymethylpterin diphosphokinase MptE-like protein, which yields MRFSDWEPHYTAILAYFGFEREADEVAARLLADLADRDDLGLLEALIRGREVTVCGNAPSLPEELDRIEGTVLAADAAAEVLADHGIRPDAVFTDLDGATDVFIDLSEQGTVMVVHAHGDNVPLLRHWVPRIPGPLVATTQAAPLAHVHNFGGFTDGDRAVFAADELGAARVRIVGFDLADKNVDPLKRGKLYWAGELLHLIGYDLQ from the coding sequence ATGAGGTTTTCAGACTGGGAGCCTCACTACACTGCAATTTTAGCGTATTTCGGATTCGAGCGCGAGGCGGACGAGGTGGCCGCCCGGCTGCTCGCGGATCTTGCTGATCGCGACGATCTCGGGTTGCTCGAAGCGCTCATCCGGGGGAGAGAGGTGACTGTCTGCGGGAATGCGCCCTCTCTCCCGGAGGAGCTCGACCGGATCGAGGGGACGGTGCTTGCTGCCGATGCGGCGGCGGAGGTGCTCGCGGATCACGGGATCCGGCCGGACGCGGTCTTCACCGACCTCGACGGGGCGACGGACGTCTTCATCGACCTCTCGGAGCAGGGGACGGTGATGGTCGTGCACGCCCACGGCGACAACGTCCCGCTCCTCCGCCACTGGGTTCCGCGTATCCCCGGTCCGCTGGTCGCGACCACCCAGGCGGCACCGCTCGCGCACGTCCACAACTTCGGCGGGTTCACCGACGGCGACCGGGCGGTCTTTGCCGCCGACGAACTCGGGGCGGCGCGCGTCCGGATCGTCGGGTTCGATCTTGCCGACAAAAACGTCGACCCGCTCAAGCGGGGAAAACTCTACTGGGCGGGGGAACTCCTCCATCTGATCGGGTATGATCTCCAGTAA
- a CDS encoding methyl-coenzyme M reductase glutamine C-methyltransferase, producing the protein MEITILSPGIYTYGAMLIGGVLRDAGHRVTLTRTPAVPADSVLLMSLFSTQHLLDPAIRDLVRTHRERGGLVYVGGPVSAAPEMVLGELAPDAVVVGEGEETVIRLVEEGVSDALPGIAFLDAGRPVVTPPAPPASMDRPLPLIPDDIGNQSVRGASAYIETHRGCIGGCTFCQVPRFFGRAIRSRPLDRIVEEVKAFSAHGATRLSVSGGTGSLYGSTGGEMNPEAFIGLLRSMAEVMGPKNVSSPDIRVDCISDEILGAVRQYTIGWVFFGIESGSDRVLRLMGKGATVRQVEEAVERCREHGLRVAGSFIVGYPGETERDYEATKDLIAALSLDDVFVSSAEPIPATPLADLAVRTPRDKNPAFVPHTGEYRALSLTESEARCFDLMMHADLFRPQLRLVTDEVYNTYLAEARKQGRDIRAATELILRYARA; encoded by the coding sequence ATGGAGATCACGATCCTCTCCCCCGGCATCTACACCTACGGCGCCATGCTGATCGGCGGCGTCCTCCGCGACGCGGGTCATCGGGTCACCCTCACCCGGACGCCCGCCGTGCCGGCCGATTCGGTCCTGCTCATGAGTCTCTTCTCGACCCAGCACCTCCTCGATCCCGCGATCCGGGACCTGGTCCGGACTCACCGCGAGCGCGGAGGGCTGGTTTATGTCGGGGGGCCGGTCTCGGCCGCGCCGGAGATGGTGCTCGGGGAACTCGCTCCCGACGCGGTGGTCGTCGGCGAGGGCGAGGAGACGGTGATCCGCCTCGTCGAGGAGGGGGTGTCGGACGCCCTCCCGGGGATCGCGTTCCTCGACGCCGGGCGGCCGGTCGTGACGCCGCCCGCTCCGCCGGCGTCGATGGATCGTCCGCTCCCCCTGATCCCGGACGACATCGGGAACCAGAGCGTCAGGGGGGCGAGCGCCTACATCGAGACCCACCGGGGATGCATCGGGGGGTGCACCTTCTGCCAGGTGCCCCGGTTCTTCGGGAGAGCGATCCGGAGCCGGCCGCTTGATCGCATCGTCGAGGAGGTGAAGGCTTTTTCCGCGCACGGTGCGACGAGGCTCTCGGTCTCCGGGGGGACCGGATCGCTCTACGGCTCCACCGGTGGGGAGATGAACCCGGAAGCCTTCATCGGCCTCCTCCGTTCGATGGCGGAGGTGATGGGGCCGAAAAACGTCTCCTCCCCCGACATCCGCGTCGACTGCATCAGCGACGAGATCCTGGGCGCTGTCCGGCAGTACACCATCGGGTGGGTCTTCTTCGGGATCGAGTCGGGGAGCGACCGGGTGCTCCGGCTGATGGGCAAGGGCGCGACCGTCCGGCAGGTCGAGGAGGCGGTGGAACGGTGCCGGGAGCACGGCCTTCGGGTTGCGGGGAGTTTCATCGTCGGGTACCCCGGGGAGACGGAGCGGGACTACGAGGCGACGAAGGATCTCATCGCCGCACTCTCTCTCGACGACGTCTTCGTGAGCAGCGCCGAACCCATCCCCGCGACACCGCTCGCCGACCTCGCGGTCAGGACGCCCCGCGACAAAAACCCGGCATTCGTGCCGCATACCGGGGAATACCGGGCGCTCAGCCTCACCGAGAGCGAGGCACGGTGTTTCGACCTGATGATGCACGCCGATCTCTTCCGCCC
- a CDS encoding CBS domain-containing protein — protein MEASLQIGTLAGIPVKLHWSFLLVIPLFAWIIGSQIQLTTGLIEALFGVPIDPTLITEGFNPYILGIVVALGLFFGVFIHEMAHSLIAKAKGIEIHSITLLILGGVSQMEETMPDPKIELPMALAGPLTSLAVGIISAALVYVVAAIDMDPGVAGVLIFTFGYLGLLNVLLFGFNLLPAFPMDGGRVLRAWLARRMPLSRATRIAADVGKGFAVLFGIVGLLLLNPILIIIAFFIYIGANQEATFLRYNILLQDVTVADAMSSPVVTVEPTLPLPRVVDMMYETKHLGFPVVDRGSLAGIVALADVHKISPIDREAMQVRDVMTRDPTVLPPSAPLIDALRIITGQEIGRIPVVEDDTLVGIVTRTDVLRVMELREEE, from the coding sequence ATGGAAGCGTCGCTACAGATCGGAACCCTGGCCGGGATTCCGGTCAAACTGCACTGGAGTTTCCTCCTGGTGATCCCCCTCTTTGCATGGATCATCGGAAGCCAGATCCAGCTCACGACCGGATTGATCGAGGCTCTCTTCGGCGTTCCAATCGACCCGACGCTGATTACGGAGGGGTTCAACCCCTACATCCTCGGGATCGTCGTCGCGCTCGGCCTCTTCTTCGGTGTCTTCATCCACGAGATGGCCCACTCGCTCATCGCGAAAGCGAAGGGGATCGAGATCCACAGCATCACGCTCCTCATCCTCGGAGGGGTCTCCCAGATGGAGGAGACGATGCCGGACCCGAAGATCGAACTGCCCATGGCGCTCGCGGGGCCGCTGACGAGCCTCGCGGTCGGCATCATCTCCGCCGCCCTCGTCTATGTCGTTGCGGCGATCGATATGGATCCGGGTGTCGCCGGTGTCCTGATCTTCACCTTCGGCTACCTCGGGCTCCTGAACGTCCTGCTCTTCGGATTCAACCTCCTCCCGGCGTTTCCCATGGACGGGGGGCGCGTGCTGCGGGCATGGCTCGCCCGGCGGATGCCGCTCTCCCGGGCGACCCGGATCGCCGCCGACGTCGGGAAAGGGTTCGCCGTCCTCTTCGGGATCGTCGGGCTCCTGCTCCTGAACCCCATCCTGATCATCATTGCCTTCTTCATCTACATCGGGGCGAACCAGGAGGCCACGTTCCTCCGCTACAACATCCTGCTGCAGGACGTCACGGTGGCGGACGCGATGAGCAGCCCCGTCGTCACCGTGGAGCCGACGCTGCCGCTACCCCGTGTGGTGGACATGATGTACGAGACGAAGCACCTCGGCTTTCCGGTGGTGGATAGGGGATCGCTCGCGGGGATCGTCGCTCTCGCCGACGTCCACAAGATCTCGCCGATCGACCGGGAGGCGATGCAGGTCCGGGACGTCATGACCCGGGATCCGACCGTTCTCCCGCCGTCGGCACCGCTCATCGACGCGCTCCGGATCATAACCGGCCAGGAGATCGGGAGGATTCCCGTCGTCGAGGACGACACCCTGGTCGGGATCGTGACCCGGACGGACGTTCTGCGGGTGATGGAACTGCGGGAGGAGGAGTAG
- a CDS encoding ABC transporter, with product MSLASSIRTIAAWEMNRSMTTMGRSVLPLAAGLLVLLVLVTAFAAQSGVHMQDGMYRVGIDDPEIARIVAPDSRFTAYLDNGAALWENRFAYDIVILNGEVYAADTDKGRAALKTIERDYEGYVSHVAAGEPDLFAAYPLWIDLQYVKSEIDFLATQSGQQVGAPADARRPPVPSGPVEAVTPPASAMPVSEETLREHLADTGSGHPLERYTGVISGGSAMEQFRTPSELSPPLPFDAIILVFVFIFPLYFTSQFFMMSVMNERVGRAGEALLSTPARPTAIVVGKALPYFTIMILIAAAITLFSGAPMTILLPLIPVILFFLANALIIGMAARSFKELSFVSIFFSALATSYLFFPTVFANTHVISIISPLTLVVLEIQGDGFTAMEYVYSTVLFFATSVILFYVGITNFREERLFSEKPLASRLADFVSGGISRDHPHLSLFLLAAFTIPFVFMAQMLTLVLFFNIPMPLSLVLLTVSAAFIEEFAKSIGLYAVARERPGFLTPRNLLLGAVAIGFGFLAGEKLLLLATLAQITESIFGSVLFLSLQVLWMPLLLHIAGVLVTGGFLLLWGRQGYGPGLIAACMVHSLYNLYFLMGALL from the coding sequence ATGAGTCTCGCCTCCTCCATCCGGACGATTGCCGCCTGGGAGATGAACCGGTCGATGACCACGATGGGGAGAAGCGTCCTCCCGCTTGCGGCAGGGCTTCTCGTCCTCCTGGTGCTGGTGACGGCATTTGCCGCTCAGAGCGGCGTCCATATGCAGGACGGCATGTACCGCGTCGGTATCGACGACCCCGAGATCGCCCGGATCGTCGCTCCCGACAGCCGTTTTACCGCCTACCTCGACAATGGGGCGGCCCTCTGGGAGAACCGGTTCGCATACGACATCGTCATCCTGAACGGCGAAGTCTACGCCGCCGATACGGATAAAGGGCGGGCGGCCCTGAAAACGATCGAACGCGACTACGAGGGTTACGTCTCCCATGTGGCCGCCGGAGAACCCGACCTCTTCGCCGCCTACCCGCTCTGGATCGATCTCCAGTACGTGAAGAGCGAGATCGACTTTCTGGCGACCCAGAGCGGGCAGCAGGTCGGCGCCCCGGCGGACGCCCGGAGACCTCCCGTCCCCTCGGGCCCGGTCGAAGCGGTGACACCGCCGGCGTCGGCAATGCCCGTCTCCGAGGAGACCCTCCGGGAGCACCTCGCCGACACCGGGAGCGGACACCCCCTCGAGCGCTACACCGGCGTCATCTCGGGCGGCTCCGCCATGGAGCAGTTCAGGACGCCCTCGGAGCTCTCCCCACCGCTTCCCTTCGATGCAATCATTCTGGTATTCGTCTTCATCTTCCCGCTCTACTTCACCTCGCAGTTCTTCATGATGAGCGTGATGAACGAGCGGGTGGGAAGGGCCGGCGAGGCGCTCCTCTCCACCCCCGCGAGGCCGACCGCAATCGTCGTCGGTAAAGCGCTCCCCTACTTCACGATCATGATCCTCATCGCTGCCGCGATCACCCTCTTTTCCGGGGCGCCGATGACAATCCTCCTCCCGCTCATCCCGGTCATTCTCTTTTTCCTCGCAAACGCCCTGATCATCGGGATGGCCGCCCGGAGTTTCAAAGAACTCTCGTTCGTCTCGATCTTCTTCTCGGCCCTCGCCACGTCGTACCTCTTCTTCCCGACGGTCTTTGCGAACACCCACGTCATAAGCATCATCTCGCCCCTCACCCTGGTCGTCCTCGAGATCCAGGGCGACGGGTTCACCGCCATGGAGTATGTCTACTCGACGGTACTCTTCTTTGCAACGAGCGTCATCCTCTTCTACGTCGGCATCACGAACTTCCGGGAGGAGCGGCTCTTCTCGGAGAAACCGCTTGCTTCAAGGCTCGCGGACTTCGTCTCGGGCGGGATAAGCCGGGATCACCCGCACCTCTCACTCTTCCTGCTCGCCGCCTTCACGATACCGTTCGTCTTCATGGCCCAGATGCTGACGCTCGTCCTCTTCTTCAACATCCCGATGCCGCTCTCCCTGGTTCTCCTGACCGTCTCGGCGGCGTTCATCGAGGAGTTCGCGAAGTCGATCGGGCTGTATGCGGTGGCACGGGAGCGGCCCGGGTTCCTGACGCCGAGGAACCTGCTCCTCGGTGCGGTCGCGATCGGGTTCGGGTTCCTCGCGGGAGAAAAACTCCTCCTCCTTGCCACGCTCGCCCAGATCACCGAATCGATCTTCGGGAGTGTCCTCTTCCTCTCCCTCCAGGTGCTCTGGATGCCGCTCCTCCTCCACATCGCGGGAGTGCTCGTCACCGGCGGCTTCCTCCTGCTCTGGGGACGGCAGGGTTACGGGCCGGGGCTCATCGCGGCGTGTATGGTGCACAGCCTCTACAACCTCTACTTCCTGATGGGGGCGCTCCTGTGA
- a CDS encoding ABC transporter ATP-binding protein produces MITARSLVKHYGDFPALDDVTFDLDDARILGVIGHNGAGKTTLLKIMAGLIAPTAGSLVVDGIDVTRRPLDLKRNLGYLPEESRLYETMTTDAYLAFFGEIYGLSKPVIRERRDVLLDSLALEADGKKIGELSKGMKRKVAIARSLMHDPDLLIYDEPTSGLDPMTSRSVLDYVKSLRERGKTVIFSAHNLFQVEEACDLVLILRRGKVVANGTMPELRETFGSLTYQVFFRIPDPAAFATSVGYSASDGRYLAEARSVEELNRTTAALAADGATIERIESHYPTLEEMLLKIGR; encoded by the coding sequence ATGATCACGGCCCGCTCTCTCGTCAAGCATTACGGCGACTTCCCGGCCCTCGACGACGTCACGTTCGACCTCGACGATGCACGGATACTCGGGGTGATCGGGCATAACGGCGCCGGCAAGACGACGCTCTTGAAGATCATGGCTGGTCTTATCGCGCCGACGGCAGGCAGTCTCGTCGTCGACGGGATCGACGTCACGAGAAGGCCGCTCGACCTGAAACGGAACCTGGGGTACCTCCCCGAAGAGTCGCGTCTCTACGAGACGATGACCACGGATGCGTATCTCGCGTTCTTCGGCGAGATCTACGGCCTGTCGAAGCCGGTCATCCGCGAGCGGCGCGACGTGCTCCTCGATTCGCTCGCGCTCGAGGCGGACGGGAAAAAGATCGGGGAACTCTCGAAGGGGATGAAGCGGAAGGTCGCGATCGCGCGGTCGCTGATGCACGATCCCGATCTCCTCATCTACGACGAGCCCACCTCCGGCCTCGACCCCATGACCTCGCGGTCGGTGCTCGATTACGTCAAAAGTCTGCGCGAACGGGGCAAGACGGTGATCTTCTCCGCCCACAACCTCTTCCAGGTGGAGGAAGCCTGCGACCTCGTCCTGATCCTGCGCCGGGGGAAGGTGGTGGCGAACGGCACCATGCCCGAACTCCGGGAGACCTTCGGTTCGCTCACCTACCAGGTCTTCTTCCGGATTCCCGATCCTGCGGCGTTCGCGACGTCGGTCGGCTACTCGGCCTCCGATGGCCGGTACCTTGCCGAGGCGCGTTCCGTCGAGGAACTGAACCGGACAACCGCGGCTCTTGCGGCCGACGGCGCGACGATCGAGCGGATCGAGTCGCATTACCCGACGCTCGAGGAGATGCTCCTGAAGATCGGGCGGTAA
- a CDS encoding ABC transporter permease has translation MNTRNIGLIAKKELFGLSSEKTIVFAILLQVFVAMFSSFLMVGLTAMYDPEAIEGYSTITYGVGYAGAESPLIDEFEKRDDLILHRMDLGQALAALRERQVSAVVYVPDTPPDAEGPVTVTLYLIQNDLQSSVINVKVKEVLQGYEKELREIRADRMNAFPVSLNFPESGGGENFFEFVYGLLIPLLVLLPAIVSAALIIDLITEEYQRQTLETLMSTPVTFAEMVWGKVAACEVLVPVQAGAWLLLLGFNGIAVDNAAAILLHASVGGLFLILLGALVALHYRERTSAQFIFSTALVVVFLLVMAVPYNPLNLMVRLAVDTAGPVHWLILALVAGATVLLGWTVTAYARRVGEAAPQAR, from the coding sequence GTGAATACACGAAATATCGGCCTTATCGCGAAGAAAGAACTCTTCGGGCTCTCGTCGGAGAAGACGATCGTCTTTGCAATCCTCCTGCAGGTCTTCGTCGCGATGTTCTCGTCGTTTCTGATGGTGGGGCTCACCGCCATGTACGACCCGGAGGCGATCGAGGGTTACTCGACGATCACCTACGGCGTCGGCTACGCCGGCGCGGAATCACCGCTCATCGACGAATTCGAGAAGAGAGACGACCTCATCCTCCACCGGATGGATCTCGGCCAGGCGCTTGCGGCGCTCCGCGAACGGCAGGTCTCGGCGGTGGTCTACGTCCCGGACACCCCGCCCGACGCCGAGGGGCCGGTCACGGTCACGCTCTACCTCATCCAGAACGACCTGCAGTCGAGCGTCATCAACGTCAAGGTAAAAGAGGTTCTCCAGGGCTACGAGAAGGAACTCAGAGAGATCCGGGCCGACCGGATGAACGCCTTCCCGGTCTCGCTGAACTTCCCCGAGTCCGGCGGCGGCGAGAACTTTTTCGAGTTCGTCTACGGCCTTCTCATCCCGCTGCTCGTCCTTCTCCCGGCGATCGTTTCGGCCGCCCTGATCATCGATCTCATCACCGAGGAGTACCAGCGCCAGACGCTCGAGACGCTCATGTCGACGCCGGTCACGTTCGCGGAGATGGTCTGGGGGAAGGTTGCCGCCTGTGAGGTCCTGGTTCCGGTTCAGGCCGGAGCCTGGCTCCTCCTTCTCGGGTTCAACGGCATCGCGGTCGATAACGCCGCCGCGATCCTCCTCCACGCCTCGGTGGGCGGGCTCTTCCTCATCCTGCTCGGGGCTCTCGTGGCGCTCCACTACCGCGAACGGACGAGCGCCCAGTTCATCTTCTCGACCGCGCTCGTCGTGGTCTTCCTCCTCGTCATGGCCGTTCCATACAACCCCTTGAACCTCATGGTCAGGCTCGCGGTGGACACCGCCGGTCCCGTCCACTGGCTGATCCTCGCGCTGGTCGCGGGCGCGACGGTGCTCCTCGGATGGACCGTAACGGCCTACGCCCGCCGGGTCGGGGAGGCCGCCCCGCAAGCCCGGTGA
- a CDS encoding DHH family phosphoesterase: protein MPEAVQNVSKERIKYIILGCGSTGYNVAEELEQENEDLIIVDKDEKRVEDLRDQKYEALVRDLRDPNFMEGLPVPEVAFILANDREANLTALQTVKNRYPATYVIARATDPVSVDLLQQEGADIVLYPQEVVARTAIHHIRKLQSSRLALRLYDMLASWEGTLCIVTHLNPDPDSISSAMALSMIARHASRNKLNCRIVYEGDIGHQENRAFINLLDIKLERLTPQILEECDYIALVDSSGPGVNNELPRSTRVNIIIDHHKNGEHPSTVADFIDIRPGVGATASIMTQYLMELDIPVNKSVATALLYGIRADTRDFKRNVTPQDLNYAAFLLPLTDSDLLDKITSPSMSLETVEIIGNAIRNRRIKSGYLFSNVGYIRNRDALPQAADMLIHLEGVNTALVYGISDQNIVISARNKDIRLHLGNVMAEAFGPIGEAGGHATMAAALIPLNYFSMAKEKEGLLELIIDPILKRFSSIVGLDDEDKQ from the coding sequence ATGCCTGAGGCGGTCCAGAACGTTTCGAAAGAACGTATCAAATACATCATTCTTGGCTGCGGGAGCACCGGCTACAATGTCGCCGAGGAGCTCGAGCAGGAGAACGAAGATCTCATCATCGTCGATAAGGACGAGAAGCGGGTGGAAGATCTCCGCGATCAGAAGTACGAAGCGCTCGTTCGCGACCTCCGGGACCCGAACTTCATGGAAGGGCTGCCCGTGCCGGAGGTCGCGTTCATCCTCGCGAACGACCGGGAGGCCAATCTGACCGCGCTCCAGACCGTCAAGAACCGGTACCCGGCGACATACGTCATCGCACGCGCCACCGACCCGGTCAGCGTCGACCTTCTCCAGCAGGAAGGCGCCGATATCGTCCTCTACCCGCAGGAGGTGGTTGCGAGAACCGCCATCCACCACATCAGGAAGCTCCAATCATCGAGGCTCGCCCTGCGGCTCTACGATATGCTCGCCTCCTGGGAGGGGACGCTCTGCATCGTCACCCACCTGAATCCCGACCCCGACTCGATATCGAGCGCGATGGCGCTCTCGATGATTGCGCGGCACGCGAGCCGCAACAAGCTCAACTGCCGCATCGTCTACGAAGGGGATATCGGGCACCAGGAGAACCGGGCGTTCATCAATCTCCTCGATATCAAGCTGGAGCGGCTCACCCCCCAGATCCTCGAAGAGTGCGACTACATCGCTCTGGTCGACTCGTCGGGGCCCGGCGTGAACAACGAGCTTCCCAGGTCGACCCGGGTCAACATCATCATCGACCACCACAAGAACGGCGAGCACCCGTCTACCGTCGCCGACTTCATCGACATCAGGCCGGGGGTCGGCGCCACGGCAAGCATCATGACCCAGTACCTGATGGAACTCGATATCCCGGTGAACAAGTCGGTGGCCACCGCGCTCCTTTACGGTATCAGGGCAGACACCCGTGACTTCAAGCGGAACGTCACCCCCCAGGACCTCAACTACGCGGCGTTCCTCCTTCCCCTGACCGACTCGGATCTCCTCGATAAGATCACCTCCCCTTCCATGTCGCTCGAGACCGTGGAGATCATCGGGAACGCCATCCGGAACCGCCGGATCAAGAGCGGTTACCTCTTCTCGAACGTCGGCTACATCAGGAACCGCGACGCTCTCCCGCAGGCGGCCGACATGCTGATCCACCTCGAGGGCGTGAATACGGCACTGGTCTACGGCATCAGCGACCAGAACATCGTCATCTCGGCAAGAAACAAGGATATCAGGCTCCATCTCGGCAACGTGATGGCCGAAGCGTTCGGGCCTATCGGCGAGGCCGGCGGGCACGCCACGATGGCGGCCGCCCTGATTCCGCTCAACTACTTCTCCATGGCGAAGGAGAAGGAGGGTCTGCTCGAGCTGATCATCGATCCGATCCTGAAGAGGTTCTCGAGCATCGTCGGCCTGGACGACGAGGATAAACAATGA